Proteins encoded in a region of the Megalops cyprinoides isolate fMegCyp1 chromosome 3, fMegCyp1.pri, whole genome shotgun sequence genome:
- the trim3b gene encoding tripartite motif-containing protein 3b isoform X1, whose translation MSVTMAKRETGSTSPVVRQIDKQFLVCSICLDHYHNPKVLPCLHTFCERCLQNYIPPQSLTLSCPVCRQTSILPEKGVAALQNNFFITNLMEVLQRDPECSRPEACSVLESVSAAAAGKPLSCPNHEGKVMEFYCESCETAMCLDCTEGEHREHVTVPLRDVLEQHKAALKNQLDAIRNRLPQLTAAIELVNEISRQLTERKNEAVSEISNTFEELERALHLRKSALISDLENICSAKQKVLQAQLASLLQGKEHIQSSCSFTEQALNHGSATEVLLVQKQMSERVSALARHDFPEQPHENAHLDCLVETEGLRRSIQNLGVLLTTSAVGHTSVATGEGLRHALVGQHTSVTVTTKDKDGELVRTGNAVLRAEIVAADGGCTEAEVVDNKNGTYEVGYTLRSEGEFSFSLLLYDQPVRGSPFRLRAIKPSDVPQSPDDVKRRVKSPSGGGGHVRQKAVRRPSSMYSTSKKKENPIEDELIYRVGTRGREKGEFTNLQGISASSNGRVVVADSNNQCIQVFSNDGQFKLRFGVRGRSPGQLQRPTGVTVDMNGDIIVADYDNRWVSIFSSDGKFKNKIGAGRLMGPKGVAVDRNGHIIAVDNKACCVFIFQSNGKLVTKFGARGTSDRQFAEKSGANFALEQKLSKSGPVFSPHFVAVNNKNEIVVTDFHNHSVKVYNADGEFLFKFGSHGEGNGQFNAPTGVAVDANGNIIVADWGNSRIQVFDSSGSFLSYINTSADPLYGPQGLALTSDGHVVVADSGNHCFKVYRYLQ comes from the exons ATGTCTGTCACCATGGCCAAGCGCGAGACCGGCAGCACCAGCCCGGTGGTGCGGCAGATAGACAAGCAGTTCCTGGTCTGTAGCATCTGTCTGGACCACTACCACAACCCCAAAGTCTTGCCCTGCTTACACACCTTCTGCGAAAG gtgtctACAGAACTACATTCCTCCCCAGTCTTTGACACTGTCTTGCCCCGTGTGTCGGCAGACCTCCATCTTGCCCGAGAAGGGTGTGGCCGCCCTGCAGAACAACTTCTTCATCACAAACCTGATGGAGGTGCTCCAGCGGGACCCCGAGTGTTCGCGCCCTGAGGCCTGCAGCGTCCTGGAgtctgtcagtgctgctgctgctggcaagCCCCTGTCATGCCCCAACCACGAGGGCAAG GTGATGGAGTTTTACTGCGAGTCGTGTGAGACAGCGATGTGTCTAGATTGCACAGAGGGGGAGCACCGGGAGCATGTGACTGTCCCTCTACGAGACGTCCTGGAGCAGCACAAGGCAGCATTGAAGAACCAGCTGGATGCAATTCGCAACAG GCTTCCTCAGCTCACAGCAGCCATCGAGCTGGTGAACGAGATATCCAGGCAGCTAACAGAGCGCAAGAATGAGGCAGTGAGTGAGATCAGCAACACCTTCGAAGAACTGGAGAGGGCTCTGCACCTGCGCAAGAGCGCGCTTATCAGTGACCTGGAAAACATCTGTAGCGCGAAGCAGAAG GTTCTGCAGGCCCAGCTGGCCTCCCTTCTGCAGGGGAAGGAGCACATtcagagcagctgcagcttcACGGAGCAGGCTCTGAACCACGGCAGCGCCACCGAGGTCCTGCTGGTGCAGAAGCAGATGAGCGAGCGGGTCAGCGCCCTGGCCCGCCACGACTTCCCCGAGCAGCCGCATGAGAACGCCCACCTGGACTGCCTGGTGGAGACGGAGGGCCTGCGCCGCTCCATCCAGAACCTGGGCGTGCTGCTGACCACCAGCGCCGTGGGCCACACCAGCGTGGCCACGGGCGAGGGCCTGAGGCACGCGCTGGTGGGCCAGCACACCTCCGTCACCGTCACCACCAAGGACAAGGACGGCGAGCTGGTGCGGACGGGCAACGCCGTGCTGCGGGCCGAGATCGTGGCTGCCGATGGCGGCTGCACCGAGGCGGAGGTGGTGGACAACAAGAACGGCACGTACGAGGTGGGCTACACGCTGCGCTCCGAGGGCGAGTTCTCCTTCTCGCTGCTGCTGTACGACCAGCCCGTGCGCGGCAGCCCCTTCCGATTGCGCGCCATCAAGCCCTCCGACGTGCCGCAGTCACCCGACGACGTCAAGCGGAGGGTGAAGTCGCCcagcgggggcggggggcacGTGCGGCAGAAGGCCGTGCGCCGGCCCTCcagcatgtacagcaccagCAAGAAGAAGGAGAACCCCATTGAGGATGAGCTCATCTATAGAGTGG GTACTCGAGGGCGGGAGAAAGGAGAGTTTACCAACCTGCAGGGCATCTCTGCCTCCAGCAATGGCAGGGTTGTGGTGGCAGACAGCAACAACCAGTGTATACAG GTGTTCTCCAATGACGGCCAGTTCAAGCTAAGGTTTGGGGTCAGAGGTCGTTCTCCTGGGCAGCTCCAGCGTCCCACAGGTGTCACTGTTGACATGAATGGAGACATCATCGTGGCCGACTATGACAACAGATGGGTCAGCATCTTCTCCTCTGATGGGAAGTTCAAG aataaaatcGGCGCGGGCCGTCTCATGGGCCCAAAAGGCGTGGCCGTGGACCGTAACGGCCACATCATCGCCGTCGACAACAAGGCCTGCTGCGTCTTCATCTTCCAGTCCAACGGGAAGCTGGTGACAAAGTTTGGAGCCAGGGGGACCTCCGACAGGCAATTTGCAG AAAAAAGTGGTGCAAACTTTGCACTGGAGCAAAAACTTAGTAAATCTGGCCCTGTGTTCA GCCCACACTTTGTTGCTGTAAATAACAAGAATGAAATTGTGGTGACCGACTTTCACAATCATTCTGTCAAG GTCTACAATGCTGATGGGGAGTTCCTTTTCAAATTCGGCTCTCACGGAGAGGGAAACGGCCAGTTTAATGCCCCTACTGGGGTTGCAGTTGATGCCAATGGGAACATCATTGTGGCAGATTGGGGAAACAGCAGAATACAG GTGTTCGACAGCTCAGGCTCCTTCCTGTCCTACATCAACACCTCAGCAGATCCGCTGTATGGTCCCCAGGGCCTGGCCTTGACCTCAGACGGTCACGTGGTGGTAGCAGACTCTGGAAACCACTGCTTCAAAGTTTACCGCTACTTGCAGTAG
- the trim3b gene encoding tripartite motif-containing protein 3b isoform X2, which yields MSVTMAKRETGSTSPVVRQIDKQFLVCSICLDHYHNPKVLPCLHTFCERCLQNYIPPQSLTLSCPVCRQTSILPEKGVAALQNNFFITNLMEVLQRDPECSRPEACSVLESVSAAAAGKPLSCPNHEGKVMEFYCESCETAMCLDCTEGEHREHVTVPLRDVLEQHKAALKNQLDAIRNRLPQLTAAIELVNEISRQLTERKNEAVSEISNTFEELERALHLRKSALISDLENICSAKQKVLQAQLASLLQGKEHIQSSCSFTEQALNHGSATEVLLVQKQMSERVSALARHDFPEQPHENAHLDCLVETEGLRRSIQNLGVLLTTSAVGHTSVATGEGLRHALVGQHTSVTVTTKDKDGELVRTGNAVLRAEIVAADGGCTEAEVVDNKNGTYEVGYTLRSEGEFSFSLLLYDQPVRGSPFRLRAIKPSDVPQSPDDVKRRVKSPSGGGGHVRQKAVRRPSSMYSTSKKKENPIEDELIYRVGTRGREKGEFTNLQGISASSNGRVVVADSNNQCIQVFSNDGQFKLRFGVRGRSPGQLQRPTGVTVDMNGDIIVADYDNRWVSIFSSDGKFKNKIGAGRLMGPKGVAVDRNGHIIAVDNKACCVFIFQSNGKLVTKFGARGTSDRQFAGPHFVAVNNKNEIVVTDFHNHSVKVYNADGEFLFKFGSHGEGNGQFNAPTGVAVDANGNIIVADWGNSRIQVFDSSGSFLSYINTSADPLYGPQGLALTSDGHVVVADSGNHCFKVYRYLQ from the exons ATGTCTGTCACCATGGCCAAGCGCGAGACCGGCAGCACCAGCCCGGTGGTGCGGCAGATAGACAAGCAGTTCCTGGTCTGTAGCATCTGTCTGGACCACTACCACAACCCCAAAGTCTTGCCCTGCTTACACACCTTCTGCGAAAG gtgtctACAGAACTACATTCCTCCCCAGTCTTTGACACTGTCTTGCCCCGTGTGTCGGCAGACCTCCATCTTGCCCGAGAAGGGTGTGGCCGCCCTGCAGAACAACTTCTTCATCACAAACCTGATGGAGGTGCTCCAGCGGGACCCCGAGTGTTCGCGCCCTGAGGCCTGCAGCGTCCTGGAgtctgtcagtgctgctgctgctggcaagCCCCTGTCATGCCCCAACCACGAGGGCAAG GTGATGGAGTTTTACTGCGAGTCGTGTGAGACAGCGATGTGTCTAGATTGCACAGAGGGGGAGCACCGGGAGCATGTGACTGTCCCTCTACGAGACGTCCTGGAGCAGCACAAGGCAGCATTGAAGAACCAGCTGGATGCAATTCGCAACAG GCTTCCTCAGCTCACAGCAGCCATCGAGCTGGTGAACGAGATATCCAGGCAGCTAACAGAGCGCAAGAATGAGGCAGTGAGTGAGATCAGCAACACCTTCGAAGAACTGGAGAGGGCTCTGCACCTGCGCAAGAGCGCGCTTATCAGTGACCTGGAAAACATCTGTAGCGCGAAGCAGAAG GTTCTGCAGGCCCAGCTGGCCTCCCTTCTGCAGGGGAAGGAGCACATtcagagcagctgcagcttcACGGAGCAGGCTCTGAACCACGGCAGCGCCACCGAGGTCCTGCTGGTGCAGAAGCAGATGAGCGAGCGGGTCAGCGCCCTGGCCCGCCACGACTTCCCCGAGCAGCCGCATGAGAACGCCCACCTGGACTGCCTGGTGGAGACGGAGGGCCTGCGCCGCTCCATCCAGAACCTGGGCGTGCTGCTGACCACCAGCGCCGTGGGCCACACCAGCGTGGCCACGGGCGAGGGCCTGAGGCACGCGCTGGTGGGCCAGCACACCTCCGTCACCGTCACCACCAAGGACAAGGACGGCGAGCTGGTGCGGACGGGCAACGCCGTGCTGCGGGCCGAGATCGTGGCTGCCGATGGCGGCTGCACCGAGGCGGAGGTGGTGGACAACAAGAACGGCACGTACGAGGTGGGCTACACGCTGCGCTCCGAGGGCGAGTTCTCCTTCTCGCTGCTGCTGTACGACCAGCCCGTGCGCGGCAGCCCCTTCCGATTGCGCGCCATCAAGCCCTCCGACGTGCCGCAGTCACCCGACGACGTCAAGCGGAGGGTGAAGTCGCCcagcgggggcggggggcacGTGCGGCAGAAGGCCGTGCGCCGGCCCTCcagcatgtacagcaccagCAAGAAGAAGGAGAACCCCATTGAGGATGAGCTCATCTATAGAGTGG GTACTCGAGGGCGGGAGAAAGGAGAGTTTACCAACCTGCAGGGCATCTCTGCCTCCAGCAATGGCAGGGTTGTGGTGGCAGACAGCAACAACCAGTGTATACAG GTGTTCTCCAATGACGGCCAGTTCAAGCTAAGGTTTGGGGTCAGAGGTCGTTCTCCTGGGCAGCTCCAGCGTCCCACAGGTGTCACTGTTGACATGAATGGAGACATCATCGTGGCCGACTATGACAACAGATGGGTCAGCATCTTCTCCTCTGATGGGAAGTTCAAG aataaaatcGGCGCGGGCCGTCTCATGGGCCCAAAAGGCGTGGCCGTGGACCGTAACGGCCACATCATCGCCGTCGACAACAAGGCCTGCTGCGTCTTCATCTTCCAGTCCAACGGGAAGCTGGTGACAAAGTTTGGAGCCAGGGGGACCTCCGACAGGCAATTTGCAG GCCCACACTTTGTTGCTGTAAATAACAAGAATGAAATTGTGGTGACCGACTTTCACAATCATTCTGTCAAG GTCTACAATGCTGATGGGGAGTTCCTTTTCAAATTCGGCTCTCACGGAGAGGGAAACGGCCAGTTTAATGCCCCTACTGGGGTTGCAGTTGATGCCAATGGGAACATCATTGTGGCAGATTGGGGAAACAGCAGAATACAG GTGTTCGACAGCTCAGGCTCCTTCCTGTCCTACATCAACACCTCAGCAGATCCGCTGTATGGTCCCCAGGGCCTGGCCTTGACCTCAGACGGTCACGTGGTGGTAGCAGACTCTGGAAACCACTGCTTCAAAGTTTACCGCTACTTGCAGTAG